A region from the Candidatus Atribacteria bacterium ADurb.Bin276 genome encodes:
- the alsB_3 gene encoding D-allose-binding periplasmic protein precursor: MKKWYSVVSFMLAVMLIIGCLTVAFAQDEGKSKTMVFIPKSTDVTYWLFLRKGATDKANELGYTVDYQGVATEADVAGQVNLVNNIVATKPAGILMAATDAKALQPAVENGIKAGIPIIMVDSGIEDKTIPLANITTDNFDGAYKAGLLLADMIGGKGKVANIGITAGSQTGRERSDGFIEAMKKFPDIQVLPVQWTDAIAATAMNIATDLLNANPDLVGFYSAAAPMGVGIAQALKAKGLDQKVKLITFDPSPETLPLFEEGTINAIIAQDPYQMGYRGVEMLDKVIKGGKIEEDERNIQIPVAIITPENYNSPESQKLLQTPDKF, encoded by the coding sequence ATGAAAAAATGGTATTCGGTTGTTTCGTTTATGTTAGCTGTTATGCTCATTATTGGTTGCTTAACCGTTGCTTTTGCTCAAGATGAAGGAAAATCGAAGACAATGGTATTTATCCCCAAATCAACCGATGTAACCTATTGGCTATTTCTCCGTAAAGGGGCGACCGATAAGGCGAATGAATTAGGATATACAGTAGATTATCAAGGCGTTGCTACCGAAGCTGATGTAGCTGGACAGGTAAATTTAGTTAATAATATTGTTGCAACCAAACCAGCCGGTATTCTTATGGCTGCTACTGATGCAAAAGCATTACAACCAGCAGTAGAAAATGGGATAAAAGCAGGTATTCCAATTATTATGGTCGATTCTGGTATTGAGGATAAAACAATTCCACTGGCTAATATAACCACTGATAATTTTGACGGAGCTTATAAAGCTGGGCTTTTGTTAGCTGATATGATTGGCGGAAAGGGTAAAGTAGCGAATATTGGAATTACTGCTGGTTCACAAACCGGCCGGGAGCGAAGCGATGGTTTTATCGAAGCCATGAAAAAGTTCCCTGATATTCAAGTTCTTCCGGTCCAATGGACAGATGCCATAGCTGCAACTGCCATGAATATAGCCACTGACCTACTCAATGCCAATCCTGATCTGGTTGGATTTTACTCGGCTGCTGCTCCTATGGGCGTAGGCATTGCTCAAGCCCTTAAAGCCAAGGGCTTGGATCAAAAGGTGAAGCTGATTACTTTCGATCCTAGTCCGGAAACCTTGCCATTATTTGAAGAAGGAACCATCAATGCAATTATTGCGCAAGATCCTTACCAAATGGGATATCGTGGCGTTGAAATGTTAGATAAAGTTATCAAAGGCGGCAAAATTGAAGAAGATGAAAGGAATATCCAAATTCCAGTTGCGATCATAACACCCGAAAATTACAACTCACCCGAGAGCCAGAAACTCTTACAAACACCAGATAAATTTTAG